The Pectinophora gossypiella chromosome 10, ilPecGoss1.1, whole genome shotgun sequence genome contains a region encoding:
- the LOC126369993 gene encoding putative carbonic anhydrase 5, whose product MYYICAVLTLLSLDIGATSYNYTKMWTYDDERTWPGRKCKEGGRRQSPIDIRTDDIIHDYNGVVIRYGTLTFTGYRGVLMTGINNGLTVQFSTDGDTAIHPILSGGPLQHRYRLEQLHFHWLSEHAVNGRKFPMEIHFVHVRTDLTVEQALKQKDGLAIIAMFGNVQAVLNEDQEDRISEIMEVIPRLLHTGDRISGVLLNLMKLMSPNTEQYYTYFGSLTSPECNEVVIWIIFENPITISDAQYRLFGKIGESRHNFRSLQPVMHHLVYKPRPASVWNTPYLVTAIHDFVDRVAQFFRNVTRFVKKEMIKP is encoded by the exons ATGTACTATATCTGTGCCGTTCTAACGCTGTTGAGTTTGG ATATCGGAGCGACATCGTACAATTACACCAAAATGTGGACTTATGACG ATGAACGAACGTGGCCTGGCAGGAAGTGCAAGGAAGGTGGCAGACGGCAGTCCCCCATCGACATCAGAACTGATGATATTATCCACGACTACAATGGAGTCGTCATCCGCTACGGCACCCTCACCTTTACCGGCTACCGGGGCGTCCTGATGACCGGCATCAATAACGGATTGACTg TTCAATTCAGTACAGATGGGGACACGGCCATCCACCCCATCCTGTCTGGCGGGCCCCTGCAACACAGATATCGACTGGAGCAGCTACATTTCCATTGGCTTTCAGAACATGCTGTCAATGGCCGCAA ATTCCCGATGGAGATCCACTTCGTGCACGTGCGGACAGACCTTACGGTGGAGCAGGCTCTCAAGCAGAAGGACGGTCTCGCCATCATCGCCATGTTTGGCAAT GTACAAGCCGTGCTCAACGAAGACCAAGAGGACCGCATCAGCGAGATCATGGAAGTGATACCACGACTCTTGCACACTGGAGATAGAATCAGCGGCGTTCTGCTTAATCTCAT GAAGCTGATGAGTCCAAACACGGAGCAGTACTACACGTATTTCGGGTCGCTGACGTCACCAGAGTGCAATGAGGTCGTCATCTGGATCATCTTCGAGAACCCCATCACCATATCTGATGCCcaa TACCGCCTCTTCGGCAAGATCGGCGAGAGCCGCCACAACTTCCGGAGCCTCCAGCCCGTGATGCACCACCTGGTCTACAAACCCCGACCCGCCTCCGTCTGGAACACCCCCTACCTGGTCACCGCCATACACGACTTCGTCGACCGAGTCGCTCAGTTCTTCAGAAACGTCACACG tTTCGTTAAAAAGGAAATGATAAAGCCGTGA
- the LOC126369947 gene encoding FAST kinase domain-containing protein 4 isoform X2, producing MLKFSGLVWRLGTRSTIRKYSSAGATLYKTDKSEVKSVPDKPAKPSAVDLDKDTSGLVAAAFASLNTPESAETKRPSPKSAKLSRLQQLDNQILKATDINSLLLVAENPVVSRRHALKMVSVLSEWSSSNKVKLAEFEKDPRFLKLCRILARTPTAHAMSSLTMAEDLSTVLGITGDDEAARLIMNLSMPQMVKVMKALHQKGRRSTPLLRALSHNITKQPEIIDLKKSADLLFCMSSLNFPDPLLLDRICNDVIESLPSNQDRPAVVNSVLISLGLLKYRHEQCLTALCDWMRSHMDICRASDVASAVVTLATLDFTPPESDALFKAAQQLKEEEMAKSSAWLDLVFSLLTLNKAEPAHLISTLKPEFIDKLLSAGEIPIPSRRKLMIIDAYVLATCGAQAPRLPEDVCVGVPLLHTKEKALYVHSIMDTFKSLVSADSFLKRECNSNMGFLYDAEFAVDAKCHPVPLEKAAKSQDVFRIAVLGLDYHDMTRKTVVPLGVNQLYTRLLQLKGYKVLQVPYTEFNPKDKLVTRVQYIEKRLRELVGTRT from the exons ATGTTGAAATTCAGTGGGTTGGTTTGGAGGTTAGGAACAAGATCCACAATCAGAAAATATTCAAGTGCTGGAGCAACGTTGTACAAAACAGACAAGTCGGAGGTGAAAAGTGTCCCCGATAAGCCGGCTAAGCCATCTGCAGTGGATTTGGACAAAGACACTTCTG GTCTAGTAGCAGCAGCATTTGCGTCACTAAACACCCCGGAGTCAGCAGAGACAAAGAGGCCGAGTCCGAAGTCGGCGAAGCTGAGTCGGCTACAGCAGCTTGACAACCAGATCCTGAAGGCAACTGACATCAACAGCCTACTACTTGTAGCTGAAAACCCTGTTGTATCCCGGAGACATGCTTTGAAG ATGGTATCAGTATTATCAGAATGGTCGAGTTCAAACAAAGTGAAGCTTGCAGAGTTCGAGAAAGACCCCCGGTTTCTGAAGCTGTGCCGTATACTCGCTCGGACACCTACAGCACATGCTATGAGCTCGCTGACCATGGCAGAAGACCTGAGCACGGTGCTGGGCATCACAGGTGATGATGAGGCTGCCCGGCTCATCATGAACCTCTCCATGCCGCAGATGGTTAAG GTAATGAAAGCCCTGCACCAGAAGGGTCGCCGCAGCACGCCGCTGCTGCGCGCGTTGTCGCACAACATCACCAAACAGCCCGAGATCATCGACCTCAAGAAATCAGCTGATCTTCTCTTCTGTATGTCCTCCCTCAACTTTCCTGACCCTTTGTTGCTGGACAGGATATGCAA CGACGTAATAGAGAGTCTACCATCAAACCAGGATAGGCCAGCAGTAGTGAACTCAGTCCTCATCTCCCTGGGGCTCCTGAAGTACCGCCACGAACAGTGCCTCACAGCTCTGTGTGACTGGATGAGGTCACATATGGACATCTGTCGAGCGAGTGATGTCGCCTCCGCCGTCGTCACCTTGGCTACACTCGACTTCACCCCGCCCGAGAGCGATGCCTTGTTTAAG GCGGCACAGCAACTAAAAGAGGAAGAGATGGCCAAGTCCTCAGCGTGGCTGGACCTGGTGTTCTCCCTGCTGACGTTGAACAAAGCTGAGCCGGCGCACCTCATTTCTACGCTCAAACCGGAGTTCATCGACAAACTGCTTTCCGCTGGAG AAATCCCGATCCCATCCCGCCGCAAACTAATGATAATAGACGCGTACGTGTTAGCCACCTGCGGTGCGCAGGCGCCGCGCCTGCCGGAGGACGTGTGCGTAGGAGTGCCGCTACTGCACACCAAGGAGAAGGCTCTATACGTGCACAGCATCATGGACACCTTCAAGAGTCTGGTCTCCGCTGACTCCTTCTTGAAGCGGGAGTGTAACTCCAACATGGGGTTCTTGTATG ATGCGGAGTTTGCAGTAGATGCCAAATGCCACCCGGTACCCTTAGAAAAAGCCGCTAAAAGCCAAGA TGTGTTCAGGATAGCAGTACTGGGGCTTGATTACCACGACATGACGCGTAAGACTGTGGTGCCGCTGGGAGTCAACCAGCTTTATACTAGATTACTACAACTTAAG GGTTACAAAGTACTACAGGTTCCCTACACGGAGTTCAACCCGAAGGACAAGCTGGTGACCCGGGTACAATACATAGAGAAGCGACTACGGGAACTGGTTGGCACACGCACGTAA
- the LOC126369947 gene encoding FAST kinase domain-containing protein 4 isoform X1, translated as MLKFSGLVWRLGTRSTIRKYSSAGATLYKTDKSEVKSVPDKPAKPSAVDLDKDTSGNRGLVAAAFASLNTPESAETKRPSPKSAKLSRLQQLDNQILKATDINSLLLVAENPVVSRRHALKMVSVLSEWSSSNKVKLAEFEKDPRFLKLCRILARTPTAHAMSSLTMAEDLSTVLGITGDDEAARLIMNLSMPQMVKVMKALHQKGRRSTPLLRALSHNITKQPEIIDLKKSADLLFCMSSLNFPDPLLLDRICNDVIESLPSNQDRPAVVNSVLISLGLLKYRHEQCLTALCDWMRSHMDICRASDVASAVVTLATLDFTPPESDALFKAAQQLKEEEMAKSSAWLDLVFSLLTLNKAEPAHLISTLKPEFIDKLLSAGEIPIPSRRKLMIIDAYVLATCGAQAPRLPEDVCVGVPLLHTKEKALYVHSIMDTFKSLVSADSFLKRECNSNMGFLYDAEFAVDAKCHPVPLEKAAKSQDVFRIAVLGLDYHDMTRKTVVPLGVNQLYTRLLQLKGYKVLQVPYTEFNPKDKLVTRVQYIEKRLRELVGTRT; from the exons ATGTTGAAATTCAGTGGGTTGGTTTGGAGGTTAGGAACAAGATCCACAATCAGAAAATATTCAAGTGCTGGAGCAACGTTGTACAAAACAGACAAGTCGGAGGTGAAAAGTGTCCCCGATAAGCCGGCTAAGCCATCTGCAGTGGATTTGGACAAAGACACTTCTGGTAATAGAG GTCTAGTAGCAGCAGCATTTGCGTCACTAAACACCCCGGAGTCAGCAGAGACAAAGAGGCCGAGTCCGAAGTCGGCGAAGCTGAGTCGGCTACAGCAGCTTGACAACCAGATCCTGAAGGCAACTGACATCAACAGCCTACTACTTGTAGCTGAAAACCCTGTTGTATCCCGGAGACATGCTTTGAAG ATGGTATCAGTATTATCAGAATGGTCGAGTTCAAACAAAGTGAAGCTTGCAGAGTTCGAGAAAGACCCCCGGTTTCTGAAGCTGTGCCGTATACTCGCTCGGACACCTACAGCACATGCTATGAGCTCGCTGACCATGGCAGAAGACCTGAGCACGGTGCTGGGCATCACAGGTGATGATGAGGCTGCCCGGCTCATCATGAACCTCTCCATGCCGCAGATGGTTAAG GTAATGAAAGCCCTGCACCAGAAGGGTCGCCGCAGCACGCCGCTGCTGCGCGCGTTGTCGCACAACATCACCAAACAGCCCGAGATCATCGACCTCAAGAAATCAGCTGATCTTCTCTTCTGTATGTCCTCCCTCAACTTTCCTGACCCTTTGTTGCTGGACAGGATATGCAA CGACGTAATAGAGAGTCTACCATCAAACCAGGATAGGCCAGCAGTAGTGAACTCAGTCCTCATCTCCCTGGGGCTCCTGAAGTACCGCCACGAACAGTGCCTCACAGCTCTGTGTGACTGGATGAGGTCACATATGGACATCTGTCGAGCGAGTGATGTCGCCTCCGCCGTCGTCACCTTGGCTACACTCGACTTCACCCCGCCCGAGAGCGATGCCTTGTTTAAG GCGGCACAGCAACTAAAAGAGGAAGAGATGGCCAAGTCCTCAGCGTGGCTGGACCTGGTGTTCTCCCTGCTGACGTTGAACAAAGCTGAGCCGGCGCACCTCATTTCTACGCTCAAACCGGAGTTCATCGACAAACTGCTTTCCGCTGGAG AAATCCCGATCCCATCCCGCCGCAAACTAATGATAATAGACGCGTACGTGTTAGCCACCTGCGGTGCGCAGGCGCCGCGCCTGCCGGAGGACGTGTGCGTAGGAGTGCCGCTACTGCACACCAAGGAGAAGGCTCTATACGTGCACAGCATCATGGACACCTTCAAGAGTCTGGTCTCCGCTGACTCCTTCTTGAAGCGGGAGTGTAACTCCAACATGGGGTTCTTGTATG ATGCGGAGTTTGCAGTAGATGCCAAATGCCACCCGGTACCCTTAGAAAAAGCCGCTAAAAGCCAAGA TGTGTTCAGGATAGCAGTACTGGGGCTTGATTACCACGACATGACGCGTAAGACTGTGGTGCCGCTGGGAGTCAACCAGCTTTATACTAGATTACTACAACTTAAG GGTTACAAAGTACTACAGGTTCCCTACACGGAGTTCAACCCGAAGGACAAGCTGGTGACCCGGGTACAATACATAGAGAAGCGACTACGGGAACTGGTTGGCACACGCACGTAA